A region from the Branchiostoma floridae strain S238N-H82 chromosome 9, Bfl_VNyyK, whole genome shotgun sequence genome encodes:
- the LOC118423570 gene encoding E3 ubiquitin-protein ligase TRIM71-like, with protein MAGTSSSLGEQIREELSCIICLELFTRPKVLPCQHTFCQECLQQLAGKKKTLECPTCRLQVRLPSKGVIGLPASCIVANMCERLKNQTEGTRDQPPSGNRCSLHPFEVLKVYCTECQVPVCVQCLEGTHDDHRTTTMKKAAKERRSTVQALISEGRNILESYCSFIRDLRDKEKTLNEQKQQTDNRIIQTYNKLLSEVEQNHRKNLDTIQKERIRVLADVNELSAICDQAEQEMEQGGVHFLNQENILEKMVGKYRDKAAPTSVQTQPAVFQPTDTLASLSLPILPAPTSSNSAAECKDHLNSNQVKEEHLYQRMTFGGRGEETGKFDNPSGVTVIKGRIFVADFWNQRIQVFTLQGGYVDQFQTTVSSDEQKMNPDNVAMSQLADVPREDDVFYVEPVFLWMVGRTKCDASFALQFRYSGYLFTKDGERESKIDLQRTGWIRGVAVDNRRKHILFTLTTGDRSKRHGLVQVYKPDGKLQGVLGQQQGMKYPQHITVDEEGNILVSDYDNHCIYVFNDDGEFQFKFGCRGSGEGQLNRPCGICTDESGNIIVADRNNSRVEMFDKTGRFLKHITTDIEDPKDVAVAPQGQVVVTDYSNHTVTVFTPSKPE; from the coding sequence atggcggGTACATCGTCAAGTCTGGGGGAGCAAATCCGCGAAGAACTGTCCTGCatcatctgcctggagctgttcaccaggcccaaggtgctgccctgtcagcacaccttctgccAGGAGTGTCTACAACAGCttgcaggaaaaaaaaagaccttAGAGTGTCCAACATGTCGTCTGCAAGTGAGGCTGCCATCCAAAGGGGTTATAGGTCTACCTGCCAGTTGTATTGTGGCCAACATGTGTGAGAGACTGAAAAACCAGACAGAGGGAACAAGGGATCAACCCCCATCTGGTAACAGGTGCAGCCTGCATCCCTTTGAAGTCCTCAAAGTGTACTGTACAGAATGTCAGGTGCCAGTTTGTGTACAGTGTTTAGAGGGGACTCATGACGACCATCGTACGACAACCATGAAGAAAGCTGCAAAGGAAAGAAGATCAACAGTCCAGGCCTTGATCAGCGAGGGGAGGAACATTCTGGAAAGTTACTGCAGCTTCATCAGAGATCTAAGAGACAAAGAGAAAACACTGAATGAACAGAAACAGCAGACCGACAACAGAATCATTCAGACCTACAACAAATTGTTGTCCGAAGTGGAACAGAACCACAGGAAAAACTTGGACACAATACAGAAGGAAAGGATCAGAGTTTTGGCAGATGTCAATGAACTTTCTGCAATCTGTGATCAAGCAGAACAAGAAATGGAGCAGGGAGGGGTCCATTTTCTTAATCAGGAAAACATTCTGGAAAAGATGGTGGGAAAGTACAGAGACAAAGCAGCACCAACTTctgtacaaacccagcctgctgtctttcaGCCCACAGACACCCTTGCGTCACTATCTTTGCCAATCCTACCAGCACCTACATCTAGTAACAGTGCAGCAGAGTGCAAAGATCATCTCAACAGTAACCAAGTGAAGGAAGAGCATCTGTATCAGAGGATGACATTTGGTGGAAGGGGAGAGGAAACTGGGAAGTTTGACAATCCAAGTGGTGTCACTGTAATTAAAGGACGGATTTTTGTAGCAGACTTTTGGAAccagagaatccaagtcttcaccctgcagggtGGATATGTCGATCAGTTTCAAACAACTGTGTCATCAGATGAACAGAAGATGAACCCAGATAATGTGGCAATGTCACAGTTGGCAGATGTCCCTAGGGAGGATGATGTCTTTTATGTTGAGCCGGTGTTCCTGTGGATGGTGGGCAGGACAAAATGTGATGCATCCTTTGCTTTGCAGTTTAGATATTCGGGCTATTTGTTTACAAaggacggagagagagagagcaagaTTGACCTACAAAGGACAGGGTGGATAAGAGGAGTTGCTGTGGACAACAGAAGAAAGCACATCCTTTTTACACTAACCACTGGAGACAGGTCCAAGCGGCATGGTTTAGTACAGGTGTACAAACCAGATGGAAAACTACAGGGAGTTTTAggtcagcagcaggggatgAAGTACCCACAGCACATCACTGTTGATgaggaagggaacattcttgtgtcagatTATGATAATCACTGTATCTACGTGTTCAACGATGACGGAGAGTTTCAGTTCAAGTTTGGATGTaggggaagtggtgaaggtcagctgaatCGTCCATGTGGCATCTGTACGGACGAGTCAGGgaacatcatcgtggcagacaGAAACAACAGCCgagtggagatgtttgacaagacaggaagATTCCTGAAACACATCACTACAGACATAGAGGATCCAAAGGATGTTGCTGTGGCACCACAGGGACAGGTGGTGGTGACTGACTATTCAAACCACACAGTAACAGTTTTCACTCCTTCTAAGCCAGAGTAA